One genomic window of Ziziphus jujuba cultivar Dongzao chromosome 4, ASM3175591v1 includes the following:
- the LOC125421378 gene encoding retrovirus-related Pol polyprotein from transposon RE1, which produces MFPHLFLGLDISEFYCDICELAKHTHVSFPISNKRSPYPFHLIHSDIWGPSTIPNVSGARWFVSLIDDCTRVTWLFLLKQKSDVSIVIPNFHSLIQNQFGVKIKSFRTDNARDYFNQILSPYFQSQGIIHDSSCVHTPQQNGVAERKNRHLLNTTRALLFQGNAPKSYWGEAVLTATYMINRLPSQVLDNKSPMEVLNSFYPHFRTSNGLTPRVFGCTAFVHIHGQHRGKLDPKAIKCVFLGYSSTQKGYKCYHPLSRKFYISVDVTFFEYTPFFSKSSPQGEISMMEDSACESFEPLKALDLPSVPVRVVEPESSSIPASESSPIPVSESSPIPASVTQNFQRFSQVYSRRKAAPELTQVQESNLNPDNGITVRSDPLLQASEISNQDLPIAVRKGTRECTKRPLYPLSHYVSLKHLSPAHKKFIVSLNTITIPNTVSEALSKREWRDAMREEMDALEKNKTWEIVDKPNGKNIVDCKWIYTLKYKADGSLERYKARLVAKGYTQTYGIDYQETFAPVAKMNTVRVLLSLAAHFTWQLLQYDVKNAFLHGDLDEEIYMNIPPGFVEDTGNKVCKLRKALYGLKQSPRAWFGRFAKVMKKSGYKQSQGDHTLFIKHSTAGKVTALLVYVDDIIVTGNDEREKHELKQKLVEEFEIKELGKLKYFLGIEVAYSTQGIFISQQKYVTDLLAETGKIGCKPISNPMDPNHKLGEAKEEPAVDKRMYQRLVGKLIYLAHTRPDIAYSVSVISQFMHDPRESHLQAAYRVLHYLKGNPGKGILFRKNNTLALEAYTDADYADSLVDRRSTTGYCTFLGGNLVTWRSKKQNVVARSSAESEFRAIAQGLCELLWLKIILDDLKVIWECPMKLYCDNKSAINIAHNPIQHDRTKHIEIDRHFIKEKLEEGLVCMSYVPSERQLADVLTKGLNSSRFHDLIFKLGMEDIYSSA; this is translated from the coding sequence aTGTTTCCTCATTTGTTTCTAGGATTAGATATTTCTGAGTTTTATTGTGATATTTGCGAATTAGCAAAACATACTCATGTATCTTTTCCTATTAGTAATAAAAGAAGTCCTTATCCTTTCCATTTGATTCATAGTGACATATGGGGTCCTTCTACCATACCTAATGTTTCTGGAGCTCGTTGGTTTGTATCTTTAATTGATGATTGCACTCGGGTTACATGGCTCTTTCTCCTTAAACAAAAATCTGATGTTAGCATTGTTATACCTAATTTTCACTCACTGATTCAAAACCAATTTGGggttaaaataaaaagctttaGGACAGACAATGCTAGAGATTACTTCAACCAGATTTTGTCCCCCTACTTTCAATCACAGGGCATTATCCATGATTCATCATGTGTTCACACACCCCAACAAAATGGGGTAGCAGAAAGGAAAAATAGGCATTTACTCAATACCACCCGAGCACTTCTCTTCCAAGGGAATGCTCCTAAATCCTATTGGGGGGAAGCTGTCCTTACTGCCACATACATGATCAATAGACTTCCCTCACAGGTATTAGACAACAAGAGTCCCATGGAGGTTCTCAACAGTTTCTATCCTCATTTCAGAACCTCAAATGGGCTAACTCCTAGGGTATTCGGATGCACTGCTTTTGTTCATATCCATGGCCAACATAGGGGCAAATTAGACCCTAAAGCCATCAAATGTGTCTTCCTTGGCTACTCATCCACTCAAAAGGGGTACAAGTGTTACCATCCTCTATCCCGGAAGTTTTACATCTCTGTTGATGTTACTTTCTTTGAATATACACCTTTTTTCTCCAAGTCCTCTCCTCAAGGGGAGATTTCAATGATGGAGGATAGTGCTTGTGAGTCCTTTGAACCACTTAAAGCTCTTGACCTTCCTTCTGTTCCAGTTCGTGTTGTTGAACCTGAGTCATCTTCTATTCCCGCTAGTGAGTCATCTCCTATTCCAGTTAGTGAGTCATCTCCTATTCCAGCTAGTGTTACTCAAAATTTTCAGAGATTTTCTCAGGTGTATTCAAGGAGAAAGGCCGCTCCAGAACTGACACAGGTCCAAGAATCTAACTTAAACCCTGATAATGGGATCACAGTAAGATCTGACCCACTTTTGCAAGCAAGTGAAATATCCAACCAAGATCTTCCTATTGCAGTTAGAAAAGGTACCAGAGAATGCACCAAACGACCACTCTATCCACTATCTCACTATGTCTCTCTTAAGCACCTATCACCAGCCCACAAAAAGTTCATTGTGAGTCTAAACACCATTACTATCCCTAACACTGTTTCTGAGGCATTGTCAAAAAGAGAATGGAGGGATGCTATGAGGGAGGAAATGGATGCATTAGAGAAAAATAAGACGTGGGAGATTGTTGATAAACCGAACGGGAAGAATATTGTAGATTGTAAGTGGATTTACACGCTGAAATATAAAGCTGATGGATCTCTTGAGAGATATAAAGCAAGATTGGTGGCAAAAGGATATACTCAAACTTATGGGATTGATTATCAGGAGACCTTTGCTCCAGTTGCAAAAATGAACACAGTAAGAGTCCTGCTGTCATTAGCTGCCCACTTTACTTGGCAACTACTACAGTATGATGTTAAGAACGCATTTCTCCATGGTGACTTAGATGAAGAAATTTACATGAATATTCCACCGGGATTTGTAGAGGACACAGGTAACAAAGTGTGCAAGCTAAGGAAGGCCCTTTATGGGTTAAAACAATCCCCTAGAGCATGGTTTGGAAGATTTGCAAAAGTCATGAAGAAGTCTGGGTATAAACAAAGTCAGGGTGATCACACTCTTTTCATTAAGCATTCAACTGCAGGAAAGGTGACTGCTCTCCTAGTCTATGTAGACGACATCATAGTGACTGGAAATGATGAGAGAGAGAAGCATGAACTGAAGCAGAAACTAGTAGAGGagtttgaaataaaagaattggGCAAACTGAAGTATTTCCTTGGTATTGAGGTAGCATATTCCACACAAGGAATCTTCATTTCTCAACAAAAGTATGTGACTGATCTATTGGCAGAAACAGGAAAAATTGGTTGTAAGCCAATTTCTAATCCAATGGATCCAAATCACAAGCTAGGAGAAGCTAAGGAAGAACCAGCTGTTGACAAAAGAATGTACCAGAGGTTGGTTGGTAAGCTCATATACCTTGCTCACACTCGGCCAGACATAGCATACTCTGTGAGCGTGATCAGCCAATTCATGCATGATCCAAGAGAATCTCATCTTCAAGCTGCTTATAGGGTGCTACATTACTTGAAAGGCAATCCGGGAAAAGGAATTCTGTTCAGGAAGAACAATACTCTGGCTTTAGAAGCTTACACTGATGCTGACTATGCAGATTCCCTAGTGGATAGAAGATCAACTACAGGGTATTGTACTTTCCTTGGTGGTAATTTGGTGACATGGAGAAGCAAAAAGCAGAATGTGGTGGCAAGATCATCTGCAGAATCAGAATTCAGGGCTATTGCTCAAGGATTATGTGAACTACTCTGGTTGAAGATCATTCTAGATGACTTAAAAGTCATATGGGAATGTCCCATGAAGCTCTATTGTGACAATAAATCTGCCATCAATATTGCTCATAATCCTATTCAACATGATaggacaaagcatattgaaattGATAGACATTTCATCAAGGAAAAATTGGAGGAAGGATTAGTGTGTATGTCCTATGTTCCTTCGGAACGTCAATTAGCTGATGTTTTAACAAAGGGGCTAAATAGTTCAAGATTTCATGATCTCATATTCAAGCTGGGAATGGAAGACATCTATTCCTCAGCTTGA